Part of the Methylomonas sp. AM2-LC genome, TTAGGCGGTTGTTGCATTGTGTTACTAGGCCTGATTTTCTATTTGGAAGAACCGCGTAGTTTTATTACACAAATCATGCCGGATGGTACGGTACTTAAAATCGAGATTAATTAGAGATGGCTGCCCTTAAAGTGCTGGTCATTGATGAATTTGATTCGGGTGGCCTAATAGAAAAAAGTTTGCAAGCGTATGGTTTTGAAATTGCCACTTTAAAGTTGCAAGCTTTACATTTGCTGGATGTGGTTAAAACGCTGCAACCGAATGTGGTGGTATTAAATTTATACAGCCCCAATGCTAATGTATTAAACATGATGCGCGAGCTTAATCAACAGTATGCGGTGCCGGTGGTGGTATTTGCCGAAGATCAGCAAACCGATACCATTAATCAGGTGATTAAGGCGGGTGTCAGTGCTTATATCGTCGATGGTCTGGAACCCAAACGTTTAAAAGCCATTATCGATATTGCTATTGCACGTTTTAATGAGCATAAGGAACTGAAAGACGAGCTTAAAAAGACTAAAACGCAGTTGGAAGATCGTAAGTTGATTGATCGAGCGAAAGCAATTTTGATTAAATCGCAAGCGTATACTGAGGAACAGGCTTATCAATCTTTACGTAAATTGGCTATGGATAGAGGGATTTCGCTTGGAGAAATGGCTAAAAATGTGATTGCTATGGCTGAGTTGTTTAAGTGAGTGGTATTTTTTGAGGTGTTGCTGTTTTTAGGGTCGGTGTGGAGTCGGGGTATTGGTTTTAACGTGGCTCACATTCGGCATATCATTTTTGTGTTTGGGTGATTTTTAATGCTTGGGCTTCGAATCCCTGATTCCATTTCATTGCATCCAGGCTACATTTTGCACCAAGAATTCACCCTTACGCACCAAAATTGTGCTGTTTATTACATTAATGCCAATTAAACAGGACGTGGTTTAATTTTATTTTATTATTTTTTTGGTTTTAAAAATTTCAAGTGATTGAATTGATGTAATAAATAAAACTAAGGGTTTGCTTTAAAAAATAATGGCATCTAATTTGCTTTAAGTAAAGCAATACCCCAGCGTTGGGGTTAACAATTTGGCTCAATGTTGAGCAAACCAGACAAAGGCGTCTTTCGAGTATGGCTAATACCCTACGCGAAGGCGCCTTTTTTTTTGGCCTAAATTTTTTCAATCAACGGGTTTTATTTATGAAATTTCAGAAGACATGCCTAGCAAGACATTTACTGACCACGGCAATTTTGATAGGACTTGGCTTTTCTAGCCAGGTTTCTGCTGCCGGAAAACTGGAGAAAGAAGATTTAAAATTCGGGTTTATCAAGCTCACTGATATGGCGCCTTTGGCTGTAGCTGCCGAAAAACGCTTTTTCGAAGACGAAGGCTTATTTGTGCAACTGGAAGCACAAGCCAATTGGAAAGTGGTTATGGATCGGGTTATCAATGGTGAGCTTGACGGATCACATATGTTAGCTTCAGCGCCGTTGGCGTCCAGTTATGGTTTTGGTACTAAAGCCGATTTAGTGACTGCGTTTAGCATGGGGTTCAATGGCAGCGCAATTACGGTGGGGAATGATATCTGGGCACAAATGAAGCCTAATGTTGCTATGGAAGGTGGTAAGCCTGTGCATCCAATTAAAGCAGATGCTTTAAAACCTGTGGTGGAAAAATATAAAAGTGCCGGTAAACCTTTCAATATGGCCATGACATTTCCAGCCGGTACCCATAATCTAAAATTACGTTACTGGTTAGCCGCAGGTGGTATTAATCCGGGTTTTTATGCGCCACCACAAGATATATCCGGCCAGATAAATGCAGATGCATTATTGTCTGTAACACCTCCACCGCAAATGCCAGCAACCTTGGAAGCAGGCACTATCTTTGGTTACTGCGTGGGTGAACCTTGGAATCAACAAGCCGTGTTTAAAGGAATCGGGGTGCCGGTGATCACTGATGATGAATTATGGAAAGACACACCCGAAAAAGTGTTTGCCGTTACCCAAGCTTGGGCCGACAAATATCCCAATACCCATAAAGCGGTGGTGAAGGCATTGATTAGAGCGTCCATTTGGCTAGATGCTGAAAATAATAAAAATCGTAAAGAAGCGATAGAAATGTTATCGCAAAAACAATATGTGGGTGCTGATTTTGATGTTCTAGCTAACAGTATGACCGGAACCTTTGAATACGAAAAAGGTGATAAACGTAACTTGCCTGACTTTAATACTTTTTTCCGTAAAGGCGCCAGCTTTCCCTCTTATAGCAGTGCTATCTGGTATCTGACACAAATGCGCCGCTGGGGTGAAATTAACGAATACAAACCCGATGCCTGGTACATGGAAACAGCCAAAAAAGTTTATAGACCGGATATTTATTTGGCTGCTGCACAAGAACTGGTGGCAGAGGGCAAAGCCAAAGCCGAAGACTTTCCAGCGGATACCGGTATCAAACCTTCACAAAATTATTTTATCGACAAAATTCCATTTGATGCTGAAAAACCCAACGATTATCTCAGTAAGTTTACGATTGGTTTAAAAGGCAAACAAACCGTATCGGGTGGCAAAGTTGTTGATTAATTAAAAATTAAATTATACCACGCGGTTCGAGGGTGCTTACCTAGACCGATATGTACAGTGTAAGGGTAAGTTTTTATAGGATGTGCCGACGCCAGAGGGCGCATCAATCGCGACAGATGCGCTTCATTCTGTTCAACGCATCCTATAACCCTGCTTAACGCTGGTAACACCTAAACCTAGCTGCACTGATGCGGCGATATTTAACGATAGCTTTAACCACTTACAGGTAATAGCCATGATCAAAAAACTGATTAAATTTTTTAACATTACCGGTCTCATCTGGTTTGTACCGCTACTTAAAATTGCCGCTGGCGAAAATCCAAAA contains:
- a CDS encoding ANTAR domain-containing protein; the encoded protein is MAALKVLVIDEFDSGGLIEKSLQAYGFEIATLKLQALHLLDVVKTLQPNVVVLNLYSPNANVLNMMRELNQQYAVPVVVFAEDQQTDTINQVIKAGVSAYIVDGLEPKRLKAIIDIAIARFNEHKELKDELKKTKTQLEDRKLIDRAKAILIKSQAYTEEQAYQSLRKLAMDRGISLGEMAKNVIAMAELFK
- a CDS encoding CmpA/NrtA family ABC transporter substrate-binding protein, whose translation is MKFQKTCLARHLLTTAILIGLGFSSQVSAAGKLEKEDLKFGFIKLTDMAPLAVAAEKRFFEDEGLFVQLEAQANWKVVMDRVINGELDGSHMLASAPLASSYGFGTKADLVTAFSMGFNGSAITVGNDIWAQMKPNVAMEGGKPVHPIKADALKPVVEKYKSAGKPFNMAMTFPAGTHNLKLRYWLAAGGINPGFYAPPQDISGQINADALLSVTPPPQMPATLEAGTIFGYCVGEPWNQQAVFKGIGVPVITDDELWKDTPEKVFAVTQAWADKYPNTHKAVVKALIRASIWLDAENNKNRKEAIEMLSQKQYVGADFDVLANSMTGTFEYEKGDKRNLPDFNTFFRKGASFPSYSSAIWYLTQMRRWGEINEYKPDAWYMETAKKVYRPDIYLAAAQELVAEGKAKAEDFPADTGIKPSQNYFIDKIPFDAEKPNDYLSKFTIGLKGKQTVSGGKVVD